Proteins encoded within one genomic window of Lysinibacillus louembei:
- a CDS encoding TetR/AcrR family transcriptional regulator gives MAILTKEKIFTVTEEIIMRKGVQKTTLSDIAKELGVTHAAFYKHYKNKEDLLQQLALRWLETTSHELLKWEAPKDVSTDVALHDWLWLLATTKKKLYHDDKRMFRLYTEYLERTQTLVKDHLNQLAQKVESISGLEKSGHAIITAFVYFHNPYFADRWDHEFYKETFEDVWNLIVNQIS, from the coding sequence ATGGCAATACTCACAAAAGAGAAAATTTTTACTGTTACAGAAGAAATTATTATGAGAAAGGGTGTACAAAAAACCACCCTTTCTGATATTGCAAAAGAGCTTGGAGTTACGCATGCCGCATTTTATAAACACTACAAAAATAAAGAGGATTTATTGCAGCAACTTGCACTTAGATGGTTAGAAACTACCTCTCATGAATTATTGAAATGGGAAGCCCCAAAAGATGTAAGTACTGATGTTGCACTTCATGATTGGCTCTGGCTTCTAGCTACCACAAAGAAAAAACTTTATCATGATGATAAACGTATGTTTCGCTTATATACGGAGTATTTAGAGCGTACTCAAACGCTCGTGAAAGATCATTTGAACCAATTAGCACAAAAGGTAGAGTCTATTAGTGGATTAGAAAAATCAGGCCATGCGATTATTACAGCCTTTGTATATTTCCATAATCCGTATTTTGCAGATCGTTGGGATCATGAGTTTTATAAAGAAACCTTTGAAGATGTGTGGAATTTAATTGTTAACCAAATATCATAA